A window from Mycobacterium saskatchewanense encodes these proteins:
- a CDS encoding diacylglycerol/lipid kinase family protein — translation MYLGVIVNPLARKNRANPQRAADVRRIVGPWGEVYETASIDELRKTLGQIHPRVTHLIGDGGDGALHWLINEMEGCVSDPESWPAFVPTNGGSVNAVARKAGVRGRADAIIRALTAAAEAGRTPPEMRLDTLTLDGETADGETFHRLCFGLAAGGVGNRFYDRYYAHPDHNRTAVARVIARTFGDYITSKVAPGRVRTPNYASVLFTPTRARVVIDGEEVPTRTHRLLHAGAIDLRIGGPFRLFPKASEPGALHFQAGEIRPSRIVVQLPAALTNGTVHGKRVRDVNGQEMIIEAEDEPLSPIIDGERVDGIVRLVARAGPLIRVART, via the coding sequence ATGTATCTAGGCGTCATCGTCAACCCGCTCGCGCGCAAGAACCGCGCCAACCCGCAGCGCGCCGCCGACGTGCGGCGCATCGTCGGCCCGTGGGGCGAGGTGTACGAAACCGCTTCCATCGACGAGCTCCGCAAGACGCTCGGGCAGATCCATCCACGGGTCACCCACCTCATCGGCGACGGGGGTGACGGCGCGCTGCACTGGTTGATCAACGAAATGGAAGGGTGCGTCAGCGATCCGGAAAGCTGGCCGGCGTTCGTGCCTACCAACGGCGGCAGCGTCAACGCCGTCGCGCGCAAGGCAGGCGTCCGCGGCCGAGCCGACGCCATCATCCGTGCCCTCACGGCCGCCGCCGAGGCCGGCCGGACTCCGCCCGAAATGCGTTTGGACACCCTGACGCTCGACGGTGAAACCGCGGACGGCGAAACGTTCCATCGCCTGTGCTTCGGCCTGGCCGCCGGCGGGGTCGGCAACCGCTTCTACGACCGGTATTACGCCCACCCCGACCACAACCGGACCGCGGTGGCGCGCGTGATCGCTCGCACGTTCGGCGACTACATCACCTCCAAGGTCGCCCCGGGTCGCGTGAGGACGCCCAACTACGCGTCGGTGTTGTTCACTCCCACGCGGGCCCGCGTCGTGATCGACGGTGAGGAGGTGCCGACGCGGACGCACAGGCTGCTGCACGCCGGCGCCATCGACCTTCGTATCGGCGGCCCGTTTCGGCTGTTTCCCAAGGCCTCCGAGCCGGGGGCGCTGCACTTCCAGGCCGGCGAGATCAGGCCGTCCCGAATCGTTGTGCAGCTCCCCGCCGCCCTCACCAACGGGACGGTTCATGGCAAGCGGGTGCGTGACGTCAACGGCCAAGAGATGATCATCGAGGCCGAGGACGAGCCGCTTTCGCCGATCATCGACGGCGAGCGGGTCGATGGGATCGTCCGGCTCGTCGCCCGCGCGGGCCCGCTCATCCGCGTCGCCCGGACCTGA
- a CDS encoding oxidoreductase: MRGWTAAQLPSFAGRTVVVTGANAGLGEVTARELARVGAHVILAVRNTDKGEAAAARMSGDVEVRPLDLQNLSSVQRFADEVDRLDILVNNAGIMATNFARTADGFEGQIGTNHLGHFALTNRLLPKLTDRVVTVSSLLHHIGFISLKDLNWERRRYSAWLAYGQSKLANLLFTSELQRRLTGAESCVRALAAHPGWSHTNLQGNSGRKLGDALVLAADRIVSTDADFGARQTLYAASQDLPGDTFVGPRFGLYGPTQRTWRNWPAKRASTAAALWDLSEQLTGAKFPI, encoded by the coding sequence ATGCGTGGTTGGACCGCAGCACAGCTGCCGTCGTTCGCCGGCCGTACCGTCGTCGTGACGGGCGCCAACGCCGGCCTGGGCGAGGTGACCGCCCGCGAGCTGGCCCGCGTCGGCGCGCACGTCATCCTGGCGGTACGCAACACCGACAAGGGTGAGGCCGCGGCCGCGCGCATGAGCGGTGACGTCGAAGTCCGTCCACTCGACCTGCAGAACCTGTCGTCGGTGCAGCGCTTCGCCGACGAGGTGGATCGGCTCGACATCCTCGTCAACAACGCCGGCATCATGGCCACCAATTTCGCCCGCACCGCTGACGGCTTCGAAGGTCAGATCGGGACCAATCACCTCGGTCACTTCGCACTGACCAACCGGTTGCTGCCGAAGCTCACCGATCGGGTGGTGACGGTATCGTCACTGCTTCACCACATCGGGTTCATCAGCCTCAAGGACCTGAACTGGGAAAGGCGGCGGTATTCGGCGTGGCTGGCCTACGGCCAATCGAAGCTGGCAAACCTGCTTTTCACCAGCGAGCTTCAGCGACGGCTGACCGGCGCCGAATCCTGCGTGCGTGCGCTCGCCGCGCATCCCGGCTGGTCGCACACCAACCTGCAAGGCAACTCGGGCCGCAAGCTGGGCGACGCGCTGGTGCTGGCCGCCGACCGGATCGTGTCCACCGATGCCGACTTTGGCGCCCGGCAAACGCTCTATGCGGCGTCACAGGACCTGCCCGGCGACACCTTCGTCGGTCCGCGATTCGGGCTGTACGGTCCCACCCAGCGGACCTGGCGCAACTGGCCGGCGAAGCGGGCCTCCACCGCGGCCGCGCTGTGGGACCTCTCCGAACAGCTCACCGGCGCCAAGTTCCCAATCTGA
- a CDS encoding DMT family transporter — MSKAEIAAILALCAALASAVGNVVRQRSAQEVTDKPVGHLALFGMLLRDKRWWMGGLGDISSYCLLAAALDKGSVLLVMSLQVTALLFALPIYARFTRHAVTRQEWMWAVLLAAALAVVIAVGQPAGGQEQGALTSWVVVALVMGPPLLLFLVCAKTWADRPAAALLLAAVAGSLLAVFSVLMKGVVDVIEHGAGRLWQTPELYAWVFAGVAGMIIHQSAYRAGALTASLPTIIVAKPVVAAVLGITVLGETLHADGTGWFVLAAAAVVVIVATVGLARGEAATMAAGAGRDVRIDELPKAASQA; from the coding sequence ATGTCGAAGGCCGAGATCGCGGCGATTCTGGCCCTGTGCGCCGCGCTGGCATCCGCGGTCGGCAATGTGGTCCGCCAACGCTCCGCGCAGGAGGTCACGGACAAGCCGGTCGGCCATTTGGCGCTCTTCGGCATGCTGCTGCGCGACAAGCGTTGGTGGATGGGCGGTTTGGGCGACATCTCTAGTTACTGCCTACTCGCCGCGGCGCTGGACAAGGGCTCGGTGCTGTTGGTCATGTCGCTGCAGGTGACCGCCCTGTTGTTCGCGTTGCCCATCTACGCGCGTTTCACCCGCCATGCCGTGACCCGCCAGGAGTGGATGTGGGCGGTGCTGCTGGCCGCGGCCTTGGCGGTCGTCATCGCGGTCGGGCAGCCGGCGGGTGGCCAGGAGCAGGGCGCCCTCACCTCGTGGGTGGTGGTGGCCCTGGTGATGGGTCCCCCGCTGCTGCTGTTCCTCGTGTGCGCCAAGACCTGGGCGGACCGCCCGGCCGCTGCGCTGCTGCTGGCCGCGGTGGCGGGTTCGTTGTTGGCGGTGTTCTCGGTGCTCATGAAGGGCGTCGTCGACGTGATCGAACACGGCGCGGGCCGGTTGTGGCAGACACCCGAGCTGTACGCCTGGGTTTTCGCCGGGGTCGCCGGCATGATCATCCATCAGTCGGCATATCGCGCCGGCGCGCTGACCGCCTCCCTGCCGACCATCATCGTGGCAAAACCGGTGGTGGCTGCCGTGCTCGGAATCACCGTGCTGGGTGAGACGCTGCACGCCGACGGCACCGGGTGGTTCGTCCTGGCGGCCGCGGCCGTGGTGGTGATTGTCGCGACGGTGGGCCTGGCTCGCGGTGAGGCCGCCACCATGGCGGCCGGCGCCGGGCGCGACGTGAGAATCGACGAGCTACCGAAGGCGGCGTCGCAGGCCTGA
- a CDS encoding PE family protein: MSYLVTTPDEIVAAAQNLSGIRSLLAESAASAAPTTTAVVAAAQDEISGLVASLFSNFGQEFQALNAQANAFHEQFVGLLSGGAGAYAATEAANAGEALLGAVNAPARMLEQGIGGVAASAQSAAADLSLSSFLGGSISLTLDGGVVTLPPILGGGALTVPSIFTGGVLSLPPILGGAQLTVPPISSLGPALANAVNPFIYGGVVDLPPLLGGGELVVPSILTGGLLNLPATLGGGILGLPSIITGGLLSLPETLGGAVFSVPPITTLLSPILNGGVFALPSILGGGELGLPSILTGGVLSLPPFFGGGTIGIPSILTGGVLSLPTSIGGGDVGIPSIITGGVLTLPPIFGGGTISVPPILTGSLGLSLLLGG; encoded by the coding sequence ATGTCATACCTGGTCACGACTCCGGATGAAATTGTCGCGGCGGCGCAGAATTTATCGGGCATACGGTCACTGCTGGCCGAATCTGCCGCCTCAGCAGCGCCGACCACCACCGCGGTGGTCGCCGCGGCCCAAGACGAGATTTCGGGCCTGGTGGCCTCACTGTTCAGCAACTTCGGTCAGGAATTCCAGGCCCTCAACGCCCAGGCGAACGCTTTCCATGAGCAATTCGTCGGGCTGCTCAGTGGCGGCGCCGGTGCGTATGCTGCCACCGAAGCGGCCAACGCCGGAGAGGCATTGCTCGGGGCGGTGAATGCGCCCGCCCGAATGCTCGAGCAAGGAATTGGCGGCGTGGCTGCCAGCGCGCAAAGTGCCGCCGCCGACCTGAGCTTGTCCTCGTTCCTGGGCGGCAGCATCAGCCTGACTCTCGACGGCGGCGTGGTGACCTTGCCGCCGATCCTCGGCGGTGGCGCGCTGACCGTCCCGTCGATCTTCACCGGCGGGGTCCTGTCCCTCCCGCCGATTCTGGGTGGTGCCCAGCTGACCGTGCCCCCGATCTCCAGCCTCGGGCCCGCGCTCGCCAACGCGGTCAACCCCTTCATCTATGGCGGCGTGGTCGACCTGCCCCCGCTCCTGGGCGGTGGCGAACTGGTCGTGCCGTCGATCCTCACCGGCGGCCTGCTGAACCTGCCCGCGACGTTGGGGGGCGGCATCCTCGGCCTGCCGTCGATCATCACCGGTGGCTTGCTGAGCCTGCCCGAGACTCTCGGGGGTGCCGTTTTCTCCGTGCCGCCGATCACCACCCTGTTGAGCCCGATCCTCAACGGTGGCGTCTTCGCTCTGCCGTCGATCCTGGGCGGAGGAGAACTCGGGCTGCCGTCGATCCTCACCGGTGGCGTGCTGAGCCTGCCGCCCTTCTTCGGCGGCGGAACCATCGGCATTCCCTCCATCCTCACCGGCGGCGTGCTGAGCCTGCCCACGAGCATCGGTGGTGGGGACGTCGGCATTCCGTCGATCATCACGGGTGGCGTGCTGACCCTGCCCCCGATCTTCGGCGGCGGGACGATCTCGGTGCCCCCGATTCTCACCGGCAGCCTGGGGCTCAGCCTCCTACTCGGCGGGTGA